The following proteins are encoded in a genomic region of Debaryomyces hansenii CBS767 chromosome G complete sequence:
- a CDS encoding DEHA2G17138p (similar to uniprot|Q12377 Saccharomyces cerevisiae YDL097C RPN6 Essential non-ATPase regulatory subunit of the 26S proteasome lid required for the assembly and activity of the 26S proteasome): MTESSTLLEQARAASSNENFKEAESKYQEIILSKESSGQPTSKVLQDQEAAILELGKIYQNQKQPDKLNELLAYSRAVLGNFAKSKTAKIVKTLIEYFDNISDALELQIQATKDSIEWSVENKLSFLRQSLQLKLSALLYQKGSYQDALRIITDLLREYKKLDDKSSLVEVQLLESKLFHALRNIPKAKAALTSARTSANSIYCPTLLQAELDCQSGILNLEDKDYKTAFSYFYEAFEGFNSQDDDKAIVILKYMLLTKIMLNLIDDVNTILGSKNVLKYQSKDIDAMKSIATAYSNRSLKDFETSLSTYSQELRSDPIIKSNFNVLYDNLLEQNLLKIIESYSCVELSHISQTIGLNLQQVEGKLSQMILDKVFYGVLDQGNGWLIIYDEPRKDATYEASFGLVNNLSNIVDLLYEKASSLN; the protein is encoded by the coding sequence atgACCGAGTCCTCAACATTATTAGAACAAGCTAGAGCGGCCTCATCTAATGAGAACTTTAAAGAAGCCGAATCGAAATATCAAGAGATAATTTTGTCAAAGGAGAGTTCTGGACAACCCACGTCTAAGGTTTTACAAGATCAGGAAGCGGCTATATTGGAACTAGGTAAGATATACCAGAATCAGAAACAACCAGATAAGTTAAATGAACTACTTGCGTATTCTAGAGCTGTTTTGGGGAATTTTGCTAAGTCCAAGACGGCAAAGATCGTAAAAACCCTTATTGAGTactttgataatatttctgatGCTCTTGAATTACAAATCCAAGCGACTAAAGATAGTATTGAATGGTCCGTTGAAAATAAGTTATCATTTTTAAGACAATCAttacaattgaaattatctGCGTTATTATATCAAAAAGGATCATATCAGGATGCGTTAAGAATTATAACGGATTTGTTACGAgaatataagaaattagatGATAAATCATCTTTAGTTGAGGttcaattattggaatcCAAATTGTTCCATGCTTTGAGGAATATTCCAAAAGCAAAAGCTGCGTTGACGAGTGCAAGAACATCCGctaattcaatatattgtCCAACATTATTGCAAGCAGAGTTGGATTGTCAAAGTGGTATTTTGAACTTAGAGGATAAGGATTACAAAACTgcattttcatatttttacGAAGCTTTTGAAGGCTTCAATTCTCAGGATGATGATAAAGCAATTGTTATCTTAAAATACATGTTATTAACCAAGATTATGTTAAATCTCATCGATGATGTTAATACTATCTTAGGTAGTAAGAATGTTCTTAAATATCAGtcaaaagatattgatgCAATGAAGTCCATCGCTACTGCCTATTCTAATAGATCCTTGAAGGATTTTGAAACATCACTTTCTACATACTCACAAGAATTAAGATCTGACCCAATTATCAAGAGTAACTTCAATGTCTTATATGATAACTTATTAGAACAAaacttattgaagattattGAATCTTACAGCTGTGTTGAATTGTCACATATTTCTCAGACAATCGGCTTAAACTTACAACAAGTTGAAGGCAAATTATCTCAAATGATCTTAGACAAGGTTTTCTATGGTGTCCTAGACCAAGGAAATGGCTGGTTGATTATTTACGATGAACCAAGAAAAGATGCTACTTACGAAGCCTCTTTTGGTCTTGTAAACAATTTGTCTAACattgttgatttattatatgaGAAGGcttcttcattgaattag
- a CDS encoding DEHA2G17204p (similar to uniprot|P30775 Saccharomyces cerevisiae YGL143C MRF1 Mitochondrial polypeptide chain release factor involved in stop codon recognition and hydrolysis of the peptidyl-tRNA bond during mitochondrial translation), whose amino-acid sequence MLKSLIRKQCTHITLFPGVLKETRLFRSYSTQTNDTISIDDLPQIHPLLLKRAESMKDEFKILETKISEGSFDQETNVKFSNISVILDNYHKYQHEIENLQSLLEILHEEEDAEMVHEASNELKEVIPKVFNFTKVLQSRLLPPVTHSDRPAMLELRPGVGGSEAALFAGDLLNMYINFANHMKWKWTMISESHGNNGSVNEAIISIDNPGAYSILRHESGVHRVQRIPSTETKGRIHTSTAAVVVLPKMSEGTESSLKDDERQFQPGEVRIDTMRAGGKGGQHVNTTDSAVRLTHIPTGIQVQQQDERSQPKNKAKAFSILRARLAALERDKEIAEQRKLRTDQVTTTDRSDKIRTYNYPQNRVTDHRCGFSLYDIDGCMEGYRLNEIVENVEQHEFEERLEDLIAKNKS is encoded by the coding sequence ATGTTAAAGAGTTTGATACGGAAGCAATGCACGCATATTACTCTATTTCCAGGGGTGTTAAAAGAAACGAGGTTATTTAGGTCCTATTCCACTCAAACCAATGACACTATTAGTATAGATGATTTGCCCCAAATTCATCCATTACTTTTGAAAAGAGCCGAATCGATGaaagatgaatttaaaattctagaaacaaaaatatcCGAAGGTTCCTTCGACCAGGAAACCAATGTTAAGTTCTCAAATATATCGGTTATCTTGGACAAttatcataaatatcaaCATGAGATTGAAAACCTTCAATCTTTGTTAGAAATTTTGCATGAGGAAGAAGATGCCGAAATGGTACATGAAGCATCGAATGAATTAAAGGAAGTAATACCAAaagtattcaattttacaAAAGTACTTCAAAGCAGACTTTTACCGCCAGTTACGCATAGTGATAGACCTGCCATGTTGGAATTAAGACCTGGAGTTGGGGGATCTGAGGCTGCATTGTTCGCTGGTGACTTATTAAATATGTATATCAATTTTGCCAATCATATGAAATGGAAATGGACCATGATACTGGAAAGCCACGGTAATAATGGTAGCGTGAATGAAGCTATAATAAGTATCGATAATCCTGGTGCATATAGCATACTAAGACACGAAAGTGGTGTTCACAGAGTACAGAGAATTCCTAGCACTGAAACTAAAGGTAGGATACATACTTCCACTGCAGCAGTTGTCGTATTACCCAAAATGTCGGAAGGTACTGAATCGTCCTTGAAGGATGATGAAAGGCAATTTCAACCTGGAGAAGTTAGAATCGACACGATGAGGGCAGGTGGGAAAGGAGGCCAGCATGTCAACACAACTGACTCGGCTGTTCGTCTTACGCATATTCCAACGGGAATTCAAGTTCAGCAACAAGATGAAAGATCTCAACCTAAGAATAAGGCTAAAgcattttctattttaaGAGCAAGGTTAGCTGCGTTAGAAAGAGATAAGGAAATAGCAGAACAAAGGAAATTGAGAACTGATCAGGTCACAACAACTGATAGATCTGACAAGATTAGAACATATAACTATCCTCAAAATAGAGTCACTGATCACAGATGTggattttctttatatgatattgatgGGTGTATGGAGGGCTATAGACtcaatgaaattgttgaaaacGTTGAGCAACatgaattcgaagaaaGACTCGAAGAtctaattgcaaaaaataaatcttAA
- a CDS encoding DEHA2G17160p (similar to uniprot|Q06668 Saccharomyces cerevisiae YDR316W OMS1 Protein integral to the mitochondrial membrane): protein MLSCKVPRQLMRRNLLKNIGIGSNFSRSIQNPVFLRYYSKKSPFPLNPKELQEKKNLEKLPKWRQWGIYFQSKEFKKGMTVYYVSAFVIFLACFYYYMRDRYYEDIQMKHIRKKYTEDASSLSEYEYLKLKALSNDKLKPREEKKFRIYQMMRKEYRRKNLFNKDSMFEPTPEELEEWYSKQARKGVKKIPTIEKEGENENEPSEPYKNFSNPNIVPPQNTTEFFEQIAKVYDDQIKWEERGMFLGMRRRWLMRQLTGDVLEVACGTGRNIPYLYPENIDSITFLDSSQEMVNITQKKFRKSYPKYQKAAFTVGKAEDLVELAGGDNPVQYDTIIEAFGLCAHEDPVKALQNMSKLLRPGGRIVLLEHGRSNWDFINNHLDFRSDKRMKTWACRWNLDIGELIDDAGLDITYEKRVHLGSTWLLVCKRPEDPIKIEEKPFLNKLFGTEVTPIKKK from the coding sequence ATGTTGAGCTGCAAGGTGCCGAGGCAGCTTATGAGACGGaatcttttgaaaaatattggtATTGGTTCAAATTTTTCGAGATCGATTCAAAATCCAGTATTCTTGAGATACTACTCCAAGAAATCACCATTTCCATTAAATCCTAAGGAACtacaagaaaagaagaacttAGAGAAACTTCCTAAATGGCGTCAATGGGGTATTTATTTCCAATccaaagaatttaaaaaagGCATGACTGTATACTATGTTTCTGCGTTCGTGATATTTTTGGCTTGTTTTTACTACTACATGCGAGATAGATATTATGAGGACATACAAATGAAGCAtataagaaaaaaatatactGAAGATGCATCAAGTTTATCTGAGTATGAGTACTTAAAGTTGAAAGCACTTAGTAACGATAAGTTGAAACcaagagaagaaaaaaaattccgtatttatcaaatgatgaGAAAGGAATACAGAAggaaaaatttattcaacaagGATTCGATGTTTGAACCAACCcctgaagaattagaagaatgGTATAGTAAACAAGCTAGAAAGGGAGTAAAAAAGATTCCAactattgaaaaagagGGTGAAAACGAAAATGAACCTTCAGAGCCATACAAGAATTTTAGTAACCCAAATATTGTTCCTCCTCAGAATACTACAGAATtttttgaacaaattgCCAAAGTATATGATGACCAAATCAAGTGGGAAGAGAGAGGTATGTTTTTAGGTATGCGTCGTAGATGGTTAATGAGACAGTTAACAGGTGATGTGTTAGAAGTCGCCTGTGGAACTGGTAGAAATATACCATATTTGTACcctgaaaatattgattctaTCACATTTTTAGACTCTTCTCAAGAAATGGTGAATATAACCCAGAAAAAGTTTAGAAAGAGCTACccaaaatatcaaaaagcAGCATTCACAGTCGGCAAAGCTGAAGACTTAGTGGAACTTGCAGGTGGAGATAATCCCGTTCAATACGATACAATCATAGAAGCATTTGGATTATGTGCCCATGAGGACCCAGTTAAAGCATTGCAGAACATgtccaaattattaaggCCAGGAGGGAGAATAGTTTTGCTCGAACATGGCAGAAGTAATTGggatttcattaataatcaTCTAGATTTTAGATCTGATAAGAGAATGAAAACATGGGCCTGTAGATGGAATTTGGATATCGGTGAGTTAATTGATGATGCCGGTTTGGACATCACTTACGAGAAGAGGGTTCATTTAGGATCCACTTGGTTACTAGTTTGTAAAAGACCAGAAGATCCgatcaaaattgaagaaaaaccatttttgaataaattatttggtaCCGAAGTAACTCCaatcaaaaagaaatag
- a CDS encoding DEHA2G17182p (similar to uniprot|Q12513 Saccharomyces cerevisiae YDL110C Hypothetical ORF) has product MSAETKPININEFQIAIKDLSDENLHSIKNQLINSISKLEDTDDILENEIISTKEEISNLKESESHDQLKNDLDLYSESIEENTIVIENQNQRLVALNEELKRRGLVTSESGKEDNGVYL; this is encoded by the coding sequence ATGTCAGCAGAAACTAAaccaataaatataaatgagTTCCAAATCGCAATAAAGGATTTATCAGATGaaaatcttcattcaataaaaaatcagttaataaattctatTTCCAAATTAGAAGACACTGATgatatattagaaaatgaaataatatcTACCAAGGAAGAGATATCTAATTTAAAAGAAAGCGAAAGTCACGAccaattgaagaatgacTTGGATTTATATAGTGAATCTATCGAAGAAAATACGATAGTAATTGAAAATCAGAACCAGCGATTGGTTGCgttgaatgaagaattgaagagaAGGGGATTAGTAACACTGGAGTCAGGGAAAGAAGACAATGGTGTCTATCTTTGA